The Branchiostoma floridae strain S238N-H82 chromosome 10, Bfl_VNyyK, whole genome shotgun sequence genome has a segment encoding these proteins:
- the LOC118424813 gene encoding zinc finger protein 525-like, which translates to MAKGGNWSPTAVYQDFRDLSPTGVSCDRDASEGEEQPTANTTSQLQTQTSDKPYMFGECAYRTAKKSHLAEHMRTHTGEKPYKCDQCDYSASKKCNLDYHSAKHTGDKLYMCGECGYRTARKPDLMKHMRSHTGEKPYKCDQCDYSTARKSTLCQHKASHTGDKPYMCGECGYRTVYKSYLSQHMRTHTGEKPYKCDQCDYSAAHKSNLDKHLSKHTGDKPYMCGECGYMTARRSDLSRHMRTHTGERNYKCDQCDYSAAHKVSLVNHQAKHTGDKPYMCGECGYRATLKYTLTRHMRTHTGEKPYKCNQCDYSAAKKYQL; encoded by the coding sequence ATGGCAAAGGGAGGTAAttggtctcctactgctgtttaCCAAGACTTCCGTGATCTGTCTCCTACTGGAGTTTCATGCGACAGGGATGCAAGCGAAGGCGAAGAGCAGCCCACAGCCAACACAACCAGTCAACTGCAGACACAGACtagtgataagccctacatgtttGGGGAGTGTGcgtacaggacagctaagaagtctcatttagccgaacatatgagaactcatactggtgaaaaaccctacaagtgtgaccagtgtgactattctgcatcaaAGAAATGCAATTTGGATTATCAttcagccaagcacactggtgataagctctacatgtgtggggagtgtgggtacaggacagctcgaaagCCTGACTTAATGAAACATATGAGAagtcatacaggtgaaaaaccctacaagtgtgaccagtgcgactattctacaGCACGTAAGTCCACATTGTGCCAACATAAAGCCAGTCACACTGgcgataagccctacatgtgtggcgagtgtgggtacagaacagttTACAAGTCttacttatcccaacatatgagaactcataccggtgaaaaaccatacaaatgtgaccagtgtgactattctgctgcacataaatccAACTTGGACAAACATTTATccaagcacactggtgataagccctacatgtgtggggagtgtgggtacatgaCAGCTCGGAGGTCTGACTTGTCgcgacacatgagaactcatacaggtgaaagaaactacaagtgtgaccagtgtgactattctgctgcacataaagtCAGTTTGGTCAATCATcaagcaaagcacactggtgataagccctacatgtgtggagagtgtgggtacagggcaactctTAAGTATACCTTaacccgacatatgagaactcatactggtgaaaaaccctacaagtgtaaccagtgtgactattctgcagcaaagaaataCCAATTGTAG
- the LOC118424812 gene encoding zinc finger protein 239-like: MTEAGNGSPTAVPKNLGHGSPTGVLCDGDASTTSSVSQPNANTGEKPYMCDECGYRTARKSSLSRHMRIHTGEKPYKCDQCDFSAAQKSNLDSHLATHTGDKPYMCGECGYRTAKKSHLSRHMRTHTGDTPYKCDKCDYSTSRKYHLKQHLAKHTGDKPYMCGECGYRTTWKSDLSIHLRTHTGEKPYKCDQCDYSASRKSSLGLHLAQHTGDKPYMCGECGYRTAQKSNLADHMRTHTGEKPYKCDQCDYSAAHKSSLNHHLAMHAGDKPYMCGECGYRTAMKFHLAEHMRTHTGEKPYKCDQCDYSAAKKSHLNRHFRRHIN; the protein is encoded by the coding sequence ATGACAGAGGCAggtaatgggtctcctactgctgttccgaAGAACCTCGGTCATGGGTCTCCCACTGGAGTTTTGTGTGACGGGGATGCGAGCACAACCAGTTCGGTCAGTCAACCAAATGcaaacactggtgagaaaccctacatgtgtgatgaatgtgggtacaggacagctcggaagtcttccttatcccgacatatgagaattcatactGGCGAAaagccttacaagtgtgaccagtgtgacttttctgctgcacaaaaatccaaCTTGGACAGTCATCTAGCAacgcacactggtgataagccctacatgtgtggggagtgtgggtacaggacagcaaaGAAATCTCacctatccagacatatgagaactcataccggggacacaccctacaagtgcgacaagtgtgactattctacatcAAGGAAATACCATTTGAagcaacatctagccaaacacactggtgataagccctacatgtgtggggagtgtgggtacaggacaacttggaagtctgacttatccataCATTTaagaactcatactggagaaaaaccctacaagtgtgaccagtgtgactattctgcttcacgAAAATCCAGTTTGGGCCTACATCTAGCccaacacactggtgataagccctacatgtgtggagagtgtgggtacaggacagctcagaagtCTAATTTGGCCgaccatatgagaactcataccggtgaaaaaccctacaagtgtgaccagtgtgactattctgctgcacataagtcGTCCTTGAACCATCATCTAGCCATGCACgctggtgataaaccctacatgtgtggagagtgtgggtacagaacagctaTGAAGTTTCATTTAGCcgaacacatgagaactcatactggagaaaaaccctacaagtgtgaccagtgtgactattctgcagcgaAGAAAAGTCATTTGAACCGACATTTCAGACGACACATAAACTGA